The Devosia sp. MC521 genome segment GCCTAGTTCGCCTGGCTGGCGTGGGCGGTTGAACATCTCCTCAGCCAAAGCCAGCGTTGCATCAGAACGTGCTTGTCTTTCTGCAGGATCGATCTCAGGTCGGCGCCCAGCTGACGGCGTCTTGAAAAGAACGTTCGTTAGGTGGCTGCTGCCGCGATGCGTGCGTAGTCCTCGTGTGCCGGCCATTCGATAATTCGGCGGGTGCCTATTAAGCTGCTCAGTCTTCCGACCTCGCCCCGCCGTCCCTTCGTTGGAAATAACCATTCAGGACTAGCGACCTCGGCGGATCGCTAGGGTGGGAAGGGTTCAAACGAAGTCGGCGAATTGACCGCTAAGCACAACGTTCAGGTGCTTCCGGGCCATTTCTGCGGTTAGGCGCGACGTGTCCGAATAGACCGCAATCAGAGACCGGTCGCCCCCGAGTGCAATCAGTCGGCGGCGCGTATCGAACATATTTGCGGTTGCTGCCTGACTGCGCTTTGCGCTAGCCCTGTGACTGCGACGGCGGTCTGCGGCAAACTGGGCTGGTGTGCGTGCCATTTCTCTTCATCCTCCTATTGAGCCGATCTGCGTTTGCGTCTTCGGGCTCGGTTGATGAATGGAGTTTCGCGAAAAGCGCGAATGTTGTCAATCGGAATTGCGCGATAATCGCGAATTATGTATCTTAGCCTTGCGACTGGAGCTATAAGCAGGCGTCAATTGGAGGTGCAGATGCTCCCAAATCCGGTCGATGTTGCCATTCGCGTGGCGCGCGTTAAGGTTTCCCACCTCGAGGGTAGGGAGGATGATATGAAGCGCGACATGGAAGTAGTGCGGAAGGTTCTGAAAGCCATTCAGGACCGGGCAGACGCAAAGCCTGTCTATCTAGAGATCGACGGCATAGAGGATGACGTTGTTGCTCTGCACGTCGCTCTGCTGCATGAGGCCGGGTATATCAGAGGCATCGCTTTCACAACTCTCTCTGACCAGTTCGCGCGCATCGCAGTCCAAGATTTGACATGGCAAGGACATGAATTCGCCGGTGCGTTGCTGACCGATGACGGCACCTGGCAGAAGGTTAAAACCGCCTTTGGGCCAGAGAAGCTAGCAACCGCACCACTCAAGATGATTGAGAATGTTACCACTCAGGCTCTTACTGCATGGGCTATCAAGCAGATTGGGCTTTAAAGCGCTGCTACCAGAGTGCGGGGCAAAGAAAAACCCCGTGCAATGGCGGGGCATGATCATACGACAAATGCTCGAGAGCCCGCCTGTGGGGGTATAGGCGGGCTCTCTGTGTCGAAATCCTTTGGAGGTCAACACCTTGAGCTTAGGCGGTGGGCTTTGAGCCCTATATAATACTTTGGACTAATGCGAGATACAGCCCTGCTTTAGTGCTTGTCATCGGCAAGCGGAAGGCCATCTATCTCAGCCTCAAGGAGCCAAACAGCAGCTTGTCGTGGCGGAATTGTCGTTATGGTCTTGCTGACCATTTTGCCGTTGATGTTAGCGTGGATCATCGCGTTTTCCACGAAGTAGGTGGCCTTATATGTGGTTCCGTTTCTAGACACCTCTACCTCGTGGATCTGGTTTTCCTCGTCCATGGGAGTTCCTCCGTGCTATTGCGGGCATAGAACTCTGACTCCAGTGAAATGTAGAGGCAAGCAAAAAGCCCTACCGGTGAGGGTAGGGCTTGGTGAGGGCGAATAAGAAAGCGAATTCTCGCTAAATCGGCTTAGCGCTATTTTTCACTCGGCGGAGGTGCGAATAGATCGCCGGGACCTGGAGGAAACTTTTTTGTAAACAGGCGGGTGAATTCAGACCAATCATCAGAGACACTAAGGAGCGTATTCACCGAAATTATCTGTCTTTCGAGATGTGGATTGCCGATGTCAGTCGTTAGCAGCTCGTGATGATTATGTTTGCGACGTTTGGTGATTGGATCTCGCGGATTCTTCTCTCTTAGATCGTCAAGAACGCCGGTGGGGAGTTGTTCGTAGATCAGAGTATTAGTTAGTTTTCCTATATAAGCCGTACGAGCGTTTGACCCGGGCTTATACTCCCAGCCGCGCACCCTATGTAGGTTCTCATAAAAGGAATCCGGGAACCGCTTTGCCCAAGGAAGCAATTCTGGTGATACGTATGCGGCCAGAATTTTTTGGAGCTCGTCTCTTGCTCTCACTTTCTGGTAGCCGGTAGCTTCGTCGACTAAAGCCACGATACCTACATTTAACAGCCCACGCAGCAGCATCCGTGCCTTCTCAGCTATATGCTTTTGCGGCTTAGCCAACTTCCCGGCTCTATCTGCATCGTCAAAGACAGCGCAAACTAACGGCAGTAGCTCTGCCGGATACCCAAAAGCCTTACCGCCTGTGGTGCGGCGGAACTCTATCTGACTTGACGTCACATATAACTCGCTAGGAATAAAGGGCTTTAGGTTCTTGGCAGTAAGAAACGCAGGCAGGTTGACGTCGCCATCGTAGTGTCCGCGCCCCTTGGCCTGTCTAGCTCTTCCTAGTGCGCGCATAACACCGCTTTGGGTTAATACTCGCCGCCCATCTTCGAGGACGTTACAGGGTATTTCAGCGTCTCCGATTACAAGGACACCATCATGGATGGCCTGAGGTATACTCGTGGTGGTCAAAGCATTAGTCATTCGCAACCAGCCTTTCTTATCAAAAGGTTACGTTAGTGCTCTCGGCAGAACACTGATTGCCAAATGGGGATTGACCACACCGTCAAAATCGTTAGAAGGTGCTCTTGCTACAGACGTCGCCCCCAAAGGCGGTTAAAAGAAAACGCCCGTACTCCGTAAAGAGTCGGGCGTTTCTTATTTCAGGCGATTCTCACGCACACGTCAACGTGATGCGTTCTTATTTTGTTTCGCTTGCGAAGGTCGGCCCTATTTCCTCCACTGGAACCAGCCGAAGAAACGCCGTCCAAAAGTTACATCGCCACTCTGTCTGGACGGCCCTTGCTAAGATGCGTTTAGATTACGCTACCTGCTTAATGTCTCATCGATCACTTGCAACGTCTTGCTGAAGCCGGCAAGGGAGCTGGATTTGTCTCGCGGGTAGTCATAAGGCCAGTCGTAATATCTGACGACCACTGTGGAGCCAACTTTCAGCTGCCCTATCAAACGCGAAGCGGGCACGCATCCCTCTCTGTCGGTTGAGACGGGACTGTTATTGTCAACACGAATTTGAGCTGTGCGACCGGGGAAGTCGTGGCCAAAGGCGCAGACCTCTCGCGGCGTTTTGCTCTGACCAAAGTGCACAAACAGCCCGCCGATCTGATTGTGGAAACTGCAATCTCGCTTGTCTGTCATAGCATCGACTCCACATGAGATGGACCATCGATCCTGAAGTATGTCGTCGGTAGCTGATACTGA includes the following:
- a CDS encoding DUF2513 domain-containing protein, with product MLPNPVDVAIRVARVKVSHLEGREDDMKRDMEVVRKVLKAIQDRADAKPVYLEIDGIEDDVVALHVALLHEAGYIRGIAFTTLSDQFARIAVQDLTWQGHEFAGALLTDDGTWQKVKTAFGPEKLATAPLKMIENVTTQALTAWAIKQIGL
- a CDS encoding P63C domain-containing protein, with amino-acid sequence MTTTSIPQAIHDGVLVIGDAEIPCNVLEDGRRVLTQSGVMRALGRARQAKGRGHYDGDVNLPAFLTAKNLKPFIPSELYVTSSQIEFRRTTGGKAFGYPAELLPLVCAVFDDADRAGKLAKPQKHIAEKARMLLRGLLNVGIVALVDEATGYQKVRARDELQKILAAYVSPELLPWAKRFPDSFYENLHRVRGWEYKPGSNARTAYIGKLTNTLIYEQLPTGVLDDLREKNPRDPITKRRKHNHHELLTTDIGNPHLERQIISVNTLLSVSDDWSEFTRLFTKKFPPGPGDLFAPPPSEK